The Haladaptatus cibarius D43 genome window below encodes:
- a CDS encoding ATPase — translation MARVVVLGRSGTGKSWYTGQLLEAVVPNFDHAIHFDLEDEESGLSDADHDPLYKTLYVTKERFDRGINLLRIVHRVGAVRVVPEGLTKAEYRELYGQCAAAAMALGKELGRSCFVSCDESHNVVPNGGDPDERVERMITGGRKHHVECLHISQRPQLLHKTCISQAEKRVYFQIIEENDIKKLQKMTSFDAETLEDLGKRRCVVENKDSGEFAEVDTNTLTRVRPHHASDDGIVDEALPV, via the coding sequence ATGGCACGCGTCGTCGTCTTAGGCCGGTCAGGGACGGGAAAGAGTTGGTACACTGGTCAACTGCTCGAAGCCGTCGTTCCGAACTTCGACCACGCCATTCACTTCGATTTGGAAGACGAAGAATCAGGGCTGTCTGATGCTGACCACGACCCACTCTACAAGACGCTCTACGTCACGAAAGAGCGGTTCGACCGCGGCATCAACCTCCTGCGAATTGTCCATCGTGTCGGTGCGGTGCGCGTCGTTCCCGAAGGGCTGACCAAGGCCGAATACCGCGAACTGTACGGGCAGTGTGCGGCGGCGGCAATGGCACTCGGCAAGGAACTCGGACGCTCGTGCTTCGTCTCGTGTGACGAATCCCATAACGTCGTTCCGAACGGCGGAGATCCGGACGAACGGGTCGAGCGAATGATTACCGGCGGCAGAAAGCACCACGTCGAGTGTCTGCACATCAGCCAGCGTCCACAGTTGCTCCACAAGACGTGTATCTCGCAGGCGGAGAAGCGCGTTTACTTCCAGATCATCGAGGAGAACGACATCAAGAAGTTGCAGAAAATGACGAGCTTCGACGCCGAAACGCTGGAAGACCTCGGCAAGCGGCGCTGTGTCGTTGAGAACAAAGACTCCGGTGAATTTGCCGAGGTCGATACTAACACTCTCACCCGGGTTCGACCACATCATGCGTCGGACGATGGAATTGTAGACGAAGCCTTGCCTGTCTGA